The following are encoded together in the Ralstonia insidiosa genome:
- a CDS encoding amino acid ABC transporter ATP-binding protein: MIEIKNVSKWYGQFQVLTDCTTSVKKSEVVVVCGPSGSGKSTLIKTVNALEPFQKGEILVDGTSVGAKGTNLPKLRSRVGMVFQNFELFPHLSITENLTIAQQKVLGRSKEEAMAKGLKYLDRVGLKAHAAKYPGQLSGGQQQRVAIARALSMDPICMLFDEPTSALDPEMVNEVLDVMVELAKEGMTMMCVTHEMGFARKVANRVIFMDQGRIVEDCEKEEFFGNIDARSDRAKQFLSKILSH, encoded by the coding sequence ATGATCGAGATCAAGAACGTTTCCAAGTGGTACGGCCAGTTCCAAGTGCTGACCGACTGCACCACCAGCGTGAAGAAGAGCGAGGTGGTGGTGGTGTGCGGCCCGTCGGGTTCGGGCAAGTCCACGCTCATCAAGACTGTCAACGCGCTGGAGCCGTTCCAGAAGGGCGAGATCCTCGTCGACGGTACCTCGGTGGGTGCCAAGGGCACCAATCTGCCGAAGCTGCGTTCGCGCGTCGGTATGGTGTTCCAGAACTTTGAACTGTTCCCGCACCTGTCGATTACTGAAAACCTGACGATCGCGCAGCAGAAGGTGCTGGGCCGCTCGAAGGAAGAGGCGATGGCCAAGGGCCTGAAGTACCTGGATCGCGTGGGCCTGAAGGCGCATGCGGCCAAGTACCCCGGCCAGCTGTCGGGCGGTCAGCAGCAGCGCGTGGCAATCGCCCGTGCGCTGTCGATGGACCCGATCTGCATGCTGTTCGACGAGCCGACCTCCGCGCTGGACCCGGAAATGGTCAACGAAGTGCTCGACGTGATGGTGGAGTTGGCCAAGGAAGGCATGACCATGATGTGCGTGACCCACGAAATGGGTTTCGCCCGCAAGGTTGCCAACCGCGTGATCTTCATGGATCAGGGCCGCATCGTTGAAGACTGCGAGAAGGAAGAGTTCTTCGGCAACATCGACGCACGTTCCGACCGCGCCAAGCAGTTCCTGTCGAAGATCCTGTCGCACTGA
- the pyrC gene encoding dihydroorotase: MTDTLTIVRPDDWHLHLRDGDALADVVGDTARQFGRAIIMPNLKPPVTTTAQARAYRDRILAALPAGTQFEPLMTLYLTDNTSPEVIREAKASGFIHGVKLYPAGATTNSDAGVTDLRRCAKTLEAMQEVGMPLLVHGEVTDPTVDIFDREAVFIDTVMLPLRRDFPELKVVFEHITTKQAAEYVRDAEGPVGATITAHHLLYNRNALFVGGIRPHYYCLPVLKRETHRLALVAAATSGHPRFFLGTDSAPHAKGVKEHACGCAGCYTALHAMELYAEAFEDANALDKLEGFASLHGPDFYGLPRNAGTLTLTRSQWQLPAEVPFGEQTLVPLRGGEMLRWKSV; this comes from the coding sequence ATGACCGACACTCTCACTATCGTCCGCCCCGATGACTGGCACCTGCACCTGCGCGATGGCGATGCGCTCGCCGACGTGGTCGGTGACACCGCGCGCCAGTTCGGCCGGGCGATCATCATGCCCAACCTCAAGCCGCCGGTAACCACCACTGCCCAGGCGCGTGCTTACCGTGACCGTATCCTCGCAGCGCTGCCCGCAGGCACGCAGTTCGAGCCGCTGATGACGCTGTACCTGACCGACAACACCTCGCCCGAGGTGATTCGTGAGGCCAAGGCCAGCGGCTTCATCCACGGTGTGAAGCTGTACCCGGCTGGCGCCACTACCAACAGCGACGCTGGCGTGACCGATCTGCGCCGCTGCGCCAAGACGCTTGAGGCGATGCAGGAAGTCGGCATGCCGCTGCTGGTGCACGGCGAGGTGACCGACCCCACCGTCGACATCTTCGACCGCGAAGCCGTCTTCATCGACACCGTGATGCTGCCGCTGCGCCGCGACTTTCCTGAACTGAAGGTCGTGTTCGAGCACATCACCACCAAGCAGGCTGCCGAGTACGTGCGCGACGCGGAAGGCCCGGTTGGCGCGACCATCACCGCGCATCACCTGCTGTACAACCGCAACGCGCTGTTTGTTGGCGGCATCCGCCCGCACTACTACTGCCTGCCGGTGCTCAAGCGCGAGACGCACCGCCTGGCGCTGGTGGCAGCGGCCACCTCGGGCCACCCGCGCTTCTTCCTCGGCACCGATAGCGCGCCGCACGCGAAGGGCGTGAAGGAACATGCCTGCGGTTGCGCCGGCTGCTACACCGCCCTGCACGCCATGGAGCTGTACGCCGAAGCGTTTGAAGACGCCAATGCGCTCGACAAGCTTGAAGGCTTCGCCAGCCTGCACGGCCCGGACTTCTACGGCCTGCCGCGCAACGCCGGTACGCTCACGCTCACGCGCTCGCAATGGCAGCTCCCCGCCGAAGTGCCGTTCGGCGAGCAGACGCTGGTGCCGCTGCGTGGTGGCGAGATGCTGCGCTGGAAGTCGGTCTGA
- a CDS encoding amino acid ABC transporter permease, with protein sequence MNYHWNWGVFFTEAAQNQTYLDWLLSGLKTTVVLGLTSWIIALALGSVLGVLRTVPNKLLSGIAAAYVELFRNIPLIVQLFIWYFVMPELLPGGDYIKQMNPATAMFLCATLCLGTFTAARVCEQVRSGINSLPRGQRNAGLAMGFTLAQTYRYVMLPMSFRIIVPPLTSEFLNIFKNSAVASTIGLLELAAQGRQLVDYTAQPYESFIAVTLMYMLINLTVMGLMRWVEARSRLPGFIGGK encoded by the coding sequence ATGAATTACCACTGGAACTGGGGCGTCTTCTTTACGGAAGCCGCCCAGAATCAGACCTATCTAGACTGGCTGCTGTCCGGTCTGAAGACCACCGTCGTACTCGGTCTCACCTCCTGGATCATCGCGCTTGCCCTCGGCTCCGTGCTGGGTGTGCTGCGTACCGTGCCGAACAAGTTGTTGTCGGGCATTGCTGCCGCATACGTGGAGCTGTTCCGCAACATTCCGCTGATCGTGCAGCTGTTCATCTGGTACTTCGTCATGCCGGAACTGCTGCCGGGCGGCGACTACATCAAGCAGATGAACCCCGCCACGGCGATGTTCCTGTGCGCGACGCTGTGCCTCGGTACCTTTACCGCAGCGCGTGTTTGCGAACAGGTGCGCTCGGGTATCAACTCGCTGCCGCGTGGTCAGCGCAACGCGGGCCTGGCAATGGGCTTCACGCTGGCGCAGACCTACCGCTACGTCATGCTGCCGATGTCGTTCCGCATCATCGTGCCGCCGCTCACCTCGGAGTTCCTGAACATCTTCAAGAACTCGGCTGTGGCGTCGACCATCGGCTTGCTGGAGCTTGCCGCGCAGGGCCGCCAACTGGTGGACTACACCGCGCAGCCGTATGAGTCGTTCATCGCCGTGACGCTGATGTACATGCTGATCAACCTGACCGTAATGGGCCTGATGCGCTGGGTGGAAGCACGTTCCCGCCTGCCTGGCTTCATTGGCGGCAAGTAA
- the gltK gene encoding glutamate/aspartate ABC transporter permease GltK, with protein MAYHFDFSSITVDNMRVLGEGMILSLEITGTAILVGIVWGTLLAMMRLSGIKPLQWFGQAYVNLFRSIPLVMVLLWFFLIVPQVLQKVFNLSPATDMRMTSALVAFALFEAAYYSEIIRAGIQSVSRGQMFAAYAMGMTYGQAMRLVILPQAFRNMIPLLLTQAIVLFQDTSLVYVSALSDFFTQAYNIGERDGRIVELLLFAGLCYFVICFGASVLVKRLQKKVTQ; from the coding sequence ATGGCTTATCACTTCGATTTCTCGTCCATTACTGTCGACAACATGCGCGTGCTTGGCGAGGGGATGATCCTCTCGCTCGAGATCACGGGCACGGCCATCCTGGTCGGCATCGTCTGGGGCACACTGCTGGCGATGATGCGTCTGTCGGGCATCAAGCCGCTGCAATGGTTTGGGCAGGCGTACGTGAACCTCTTCCGTTCCATCCCACTGGTGATGGTGCTGCTGTGGTTCTTCCTGATCGTGCCGCAGGTGCTGCAGAAGGTCTTCAATCTGTCGCCGGCCACCGACATGCGCATGACGTCCGCGCTGGTCGCCTTCGCGCTGTTCGAAGCGGCGTACTACTCGGAGATCATCCGTGCCGGTATCCAGAGCGTGTCGCGCGGGCAGATGTTCGCGGCCTACGCGATGGGCATGACGTACGGCCAGGCCATGCGCCTGGTGATCCTGCCGCAGGCCTTCCGCAACATGATTCCGCTGCTGCTCACCCAGGCGATCGTCCTGTTCCAGGATACGTCGCTGGTGTATGTGAGCGCGCTGTCGGACTTCTTTACGCAGGCCTACAACATCGGTGAGCGCGACGGCCGTATCGTCGAACTGCTGCTGTTTGCCGGCTTGTGCTATTTCGTGATCTGCTTCGGCGCCTCCGTGCTGGTGAAGCGACTTCAGAAGAAGGTGACCCAATGA
- a CDS encoding Glu/Leu/Phe/Val family dehydrogenase, giving the protein MSNVASPTTLQHAIPSYLPAENLGPWGIYLQQVDRVTPYLGSLARWVETLKRPKRALIVDVPIQMDDGSIAHFEGYRVQHNTSRGPGKGGVRFHQDVTLSEVMALSAWMSVKNAAVNVPYGGAKGGIRVDPRKLSSGELERLTRRYTSEIGIIIGPNKDIPAPDVNTNAQIMAWMMDTYSMNEGSTATGVVTGKPIALGGSLGRREATGRGVFVVGSEAARNLGIDVKGARVVVQGFGNVGSVAAKLFHDAGAKVIAVQDHKGIVFNGNGLDVDALITHVDHNGSVAGFAAETVSQDDFWALDCEFLIPAALEGQITAKNAPHIKAKIVVEGANGPTTPEADDILRDKGILVCPDVIANAGGVTVSYFEWVQDFSSFFWTEDEINQRLVRIMQDAFRGVWQVSQDNKVTLRTAAFIIACTRILQARQERGLYP; this is encoded by the coding sequence ATGTCCAATGTCGCTTCTCCGACGACACTTCAGCACGCCATCCCGTCCTATCTGCCGGCCGAAAACCTCGGTCCGTGGGGCATCTATCTGCAGCAGGTCGACCGGGTCACCCCCTACCTTGGCTCGCTCGCACGCTGGGTTGAAACCCTCAAGCGCCCCAAGCGCGCCCTGATCGTCGATGTGCCCATCCAGATGGATGACGGCAGCATCGCCCACTTCGAGGGCTATCGCGTGCAGCACAACACGTCGCGCGGCCCGGGCAAGGGCGGCGTGCGTTTCCACCAGGACGTGACGCTGTCGGAAGTGATGGCGCTGTCGGCGTGGATGTCGGTGAAGAACGCGGCCGTGAACGTGCCGTACGGCGGTGCGAAGGGCGGTATCCGCGTCGACCCGCGCAAGCTGTCTTCCGGTGAGCTGGAACGCCTGACCCGCCGCTACACCAGCGAGATCGGCATCATCATCGGCCCGAACAAGGACATTCCGGCACCGGACGTGAACACCAACGCGCAGATCATGGCGTGGATGATGGACACGTACTCCATGAACGAAGGCTCCACCGCCACCGGCGTGGTGACCGGCAAGCCGATCGCACTGGGCGGTAGCCTGGGCCGTCGTGAAGCCACTGGCCGTGGCGTGTTCGTGGTCGGCAGCGAAGCCGCACGCAACCTTGGCATCGACGTCAAGGGCGCGCGCGTGGTGGTGCAGGGCTTCGGCAACGTGGGTAGCGTGGCCGCCAAGCTGTTCCACGACGCAGGCGCCAAGGTCATCGCGGTGCAGGATCACAAGGGCATCGTGTTCAACGGCAATGGCCTGGATGTCGACGCACTCATCACGCACGTTGACCACAACGGCAGCGTGGCCGGCTTTGCCGCAGAGACGGTGTCGCAAGACGATTTCTGGGCGCTGGACTGCGAATTCCTGATCCCGGCTGCGCTGGAAGGCCAGATCACCGCCAAGAACGCGCCCCATATCAAGGCAAAGATTGTCGTGGAAGGTGCAAACGGCCCCACGACGCCCGAGGCCGACGACATCCTGCGCGACAAGGGCATCCTGGTGTGCCCGGACGTGATCGCCAACGCCGGCGGCGTGACGGTCAGCTATTTCGAGTGGGTGCAGGATTTCTCGAGCTTCTTCTGGACCGAAGACGAGATCAACCAGCGCCTGGTACGGATCATGCAGGACGCCTTCCGTGGTGTCTGGCAAGTTTCGCAGGACAACAAGGTCACTCTGCGTACGGCGGCATTCATCATCGCTTGTACGCGGATTCTGCAGGCCCGCCAAGAGCGCGGTCTGTACCCCTGA
- a CDS encoding class II glutamine amidotransferase — translation MCQLLGMNCAEPTDVTFSFTGFAARGGVTDHHADGFGVAFFEDKACRLFIDNQSAGTSPVAELVKRYPIKSKNVISHIRKATQGTVRLENCHPFMRELWGRHWIFAHNGDLKNFSPFLSGVYQPVGDTDSELAFCYIMQSLRKRFPGSQPPLNELFYALSDITKEISRHGVFNFLLCNGQAQFAHCSTRLYYIVRQWPFSTAHLIDADMTIDFAKYTTPADRVAVIATAPLTDNEVWTQFVPGELLMFESGQATMATKVPIPEAVQIANAANTACT, via the coding sequence ATGTGCCAGCTGCTAGGCATGAACTGCGCCGAACCGACCGATGTGACGTTCTCGTTCACCGGGTTCGCCGCGCGCGGTGGCGTGACTGACCACCATGCCGACGGCTTCGGCGTCGCCTTCTTCGAAGACAAGGCCTGCCGCCTCTTCATCGACAACCAGTCGGCCGGCACCTCGCCGGTGGCCGAACTGGTCAAGCGCTACCCGATCAAGTCCAAGAACGTCATCTCGCACATCCGCAAGGCGACGCAGGGCACAGTGCGGCTGGAAAACTGCCACCCGTTCATGCGCGAGCTGTGGGGCCGGCACTGGATCTTTGCCCACAACGGCGATCTGAAGAACTTCTCGCCGTTCCTCTCGGGTGTCTACCAGCCCGTGGGCGATACCGACAGCGAACTCGCCTTCTGCTACATCATGCAGTCGTTGCGCAAACGGTTTCCGGGGTCGCAACCGCCCCTCAATGAGTTGTTCTATGCGCTGTCGGACATCACCAAGGAAATTTCGCGCCACGGCGTGTTCAACTTCCTGCTGTGCAACGGGCAGGCGCAGTTCGCACATTGCTCGACGCGGCTGTACTACATCGTGCGGCAGTGGCCGTTCTCGACGGCGCACCTGATCGACGCCGACATGACGATTGATTTCGCCAAATACACCACGCCTGCCGACCGCGTGGCCGTGATCGCCACCGCGCCGCTGACTGACAACGAAGTCTGGACCCAGTTCGTGCCGGGCGAGTTGCTGATGTTCGAATCGGGCCAGGCCACCATGGCAACCAAAGTGCCGATTCCGGAAGCGGTACAGATTGCCAACGCCGCCAACACGGCCTGCACCTGA
- a CDS encoding glutamate/aspartate ABC transporter substrate-binding protein encodes MNLAKLATVLAAVGVLSSAAHAQELTGTLKKIKDTGTITLGVRDSSIPFSYNIGGVRTVGYSYDINQKIVEAVKDQLKLKDLQVKEIPITSQNRITLLQNGTIDIECGSTTNNLERQKQASFTNTIFIIGTRIMVKKDSGVKDWADLKGKNVVTTAGTTSERLLRKMNDDKQLGMNIISTKDHGQSFLTLESGRAVAFMMDDALLYGERAKARNPSDWVVVGKPQSRESYGCMVRKDDAPFKAVADKTIAGLMKDGTVATLYKKWFEQPVPPKGLNLDFPLSDDMKALIKNPNDKALD; translated from the coding sequence ATGAACCTCGCGAAGCTGGCAACCGTGCTTGCAGCCGTTGGTGTGTTGAGCAGTGCTGCCCACGCGCAAGAGCTGACTGGTACGCTCAAGAAGATCAAGGACACCGGCACCATCACGCTGGGTGTACGCGATTCGTCGATTCCGTTCAGCTACAACATCGGCGGCGTGCGCACCGTTGGCTACTCGTACGACATCAACCAGAAGATCGTCGAGGCCGTGAAAGACCAGCTCAAGCTGAAGGACCTGCAGGTCAAGGAAATCCCGATCACCTCGCAGAACCGCATCACGCTGCTGCAGAACGGCACGATCGATATCGAGTGCGGTTCGACCACGAACAACCTCGAGCGTCAGAAGCAGGCTTCGTTCACGAACACCATCTTCATCATCGGCACCCGCATCATGGTGAAGAAGGATTCGGGCGTGAAGGACTGGGCTGACCTGAAGGGCAAGAACGTCGTGACCACCGCCGGCACAACCTCCGAGCGTCTGCTGCGCAAGATGAACGACGACAAGCAGCTCGGCATGAACATCATCAGCACGAAGGACCACGGTCAGTCGTTCCTGACGCTGGAATCGGGCCGCGCTGTCGCCTTCATGATGGACGACGCTCTGCTGTACGGCGAGCGCGCCAAGGCACGCAACCCGTCTGACTGGGTGGTCGTTGGCAAGCCGCAATCGCGTGAGTCGTATGGCTGTATGGTCCGCAAGGACGACGCGCCGTTCAAGGCCGTCGCCGACAAGACCATCGCTGGCCTGATGAAGGATGGTACGGTCGCCACGCTGTACAAGAAGTGGTTCGAGCAGCCGGTTCCGCCGAAGGGCCTGAACCTGGACTTCCCGCTGTCGGACGACATGAAGGCGCTGATCAAGAACCCGAACGACAAGGCTCTTGACTGA
- a CDS encoding DUF3025 domain-containing protein, producing MTIAGLGAIDWAHPAFAPLTQIGAPIACAVEQGADLRNVLNAALSAHPAAQTIRTSGGHSLRFIPQDVLPPGTAYEAHIAATGCVPTRDNLHDFFNALIWLRWPRAKAALNVRQARAIAQDGIGAARGTVRDAATLFDENALIFLHTDDGSERSLTGFDWQGLFVQGRAAWGATCAVLPFGHALLEKLVTPYKSITAHAWPVHVVTLPEDWASLDAGLADMLLNTELKPRDFRPLPVMGIPGWCEANDDAGFYADTTVFRAGRRATAKSVSVE from the coding sequence TTGACAATTGCGGGCCTGGGCGCGATCGACTGGGCGCATCCCGCGTTCGCGCCGCTCACGCAGATTGGCGCCCCGATTGCATGTGCAGTCGAACAGGGCGCTGATCTGCGTAACGTGCTCAATGCGGCACTGAGCGCGCACCCGGCTGCGCAGACGATCCGTACGTCAGGCGGCCACTCGCTGCGCTTCATCCCGCAAGATGTGCTGCCGCCCGGCACCGCCTACGAGGCGCACATCGCCGCCACGGGCTGCGTGCCGACGCGGGATAACCTGCACGACTTCTTCAACGCGCTGATCTGGCTGCGCTGGCCACGTGCCAAAGCGGCGCTCAACGTGCGTCAGGCACGGGCCATCGCGCAGGATGGCATCGGTGCGGCGCGCGGTACGGTGCGTGATGCCGCCACCTTGTTCGACGAGAACGCTCTTATTTTTCTGCATACCGACGATGGGTCCGAGCGCAGCCTGACCGGTTTCGACTGGCAGGGTTTGTTCGTGCAGGGCCGGGCAGCGTGGGGCGCAACCTGCGCCGTGCTGCCATTTGGGCACGCGCTGTTGGAAAAGCTGGTCACGCCATATAAGTCGATCACCGCCCATGCGTGGCCGGTGCATGTGGTGACGCTGCCGGAGGATTGGGCGTCGCTCGATGCCGGGCTGGCGGACATGCTGCTGAACACTGAATTGAAGCCACGCGATTTCCGCCCGCTGCCGGTCATGGGCATCCCCGGCTGGTGCGAAGCCAATGACGATGCCGGCTTTTACGCAGATACGACGGTGTTTCGCGCAGGCCGCCGGGCGACGGCCAAATCTGTCAGCGTTGAATGA
- a CDS encoding tartrate dehydrogenase, whose product MNSYRIAVIPGDGIGKEVVPEGLRVLDAAARKFGFALQTDHFDFASCDYYARHGKMLPNDWFDTLRGYDAIFFGAVGWPDTVPDHISLWGSLLQFRRGFDQYVNLRPVRLMPGIRSPLVDRNGQPRAPGEIDFYVVRENTEGEYSSVGGRMYGGTEREIVIQETVMSRTGVDRILKFAFDLAQRRPAKHLTSATKSNGISITMPYWDERVEAMAKAYPEVNVDKFHIDILTAHFVQKPEMFDVVVASNLFGDILSDLGPACTGTIAIAPSGNINPDRTYPSLFEPVHGSAPDIAGQGIANPIGQIWCAAMMLEHLGQPEAGAAVLAAIERVLAAGPGHAPLTRDIGGTASTVDLGRAIAEALA is encoded by the coding sequence ATGAATTCATATCGCATTGCCGTGATTCCCGGAGATGGCATCGGCAAGGAAGTCGTCCCAGAGGGCCTGCGTGTGCTGGATGCGGCGGCGCGCAAATTCGGCTTTGCGTTGCAGACCGATCACTTCGACTTTGCCAGCTGCGACTACTACGCTCGCCACGGCAAGATGCTGCCCAACGACTGGTTCGACACCCTGCGCGGCTATGACGCCATCTTCTTCGGCGCGGTCGGCTGGCCCGATACGGTGCCCGATCACATCTCGCTGTGGGGTTCCCTCCTGCAGTTCCGGCGCGGCTTTGACCAGTATGTGAACCTGCGCCCGGTACGCCTGATGCCCGGCATCCGCAGTCCGCTGGTCGATCGCAACGGCCAGCCCCGCGCGCCCGGTGAGATCGACTTTTACGTGGTGCGCGAGAACACGGAAGGCGAATATTCCAGCGTCGGCGGCCGCATGTACGGCGGCACCGAGCGCGAGATCGTGATCCAGGAAACGGTCATGAGCCGCACCGGCGTCGACCGCATCCTCAAGTTCGCTTTCGACCTGGCGCAGCGCCGCCCGGCCAAGCACCTGACGTCTGCCACCAAGTCCAACGGCATCTCCATCACCATGCCGTACTGGGACGAGCGCGTGGAGGCCATGGCCAAGGCCTACCCAGAGGTCAACGTCGACAAGTTCCATATCGACATCCTGACCGCGCACTTTGTGCAGAAGCCGGAGATGTTCGATGTGGTGGTCGCCAGCAACCTGTTCGGCGACATCCTCTCGGATCTGGGGCCCGCCTGCACCGGCACGATTGCGATTGCCCCGTCGGGCAACATCAACCCGGACCGCACGTATCCGAGCCTGTTCGAACCGGTGCACGGTTCAGCGCCGGACATTGCGGGTCAAGGCATCGCCAACCCGATCGGCCAGATCTGGTGCGCAGCCATGATGCTCGAACACCTCGGCCAGCCCGAGGCGGGCGCGGCGGTATTGGCCGCCATCGAGCGCGTGCTGGCAGCCGGCCCAGGCCACGCGCCGCTCACCCGCGACATTGGCGGCACGGCAAGCACCGTTGACCTAGGCCGCGCGATTGCCGAGGCGCTGGCATAA